CGTCCGGCGGAGGACTCCGAGCGGCCGTCATGGACTTCGCGGTCCTGCAGGTGGTCTTCAACGTGGTGCTGTTCATGCCGCTCGGGTTCTTCATCCGAGTGCTGGGCGGGCGGGGCGTCGTGATCGCGACCCTGACCGGCTTGGCGACGACGGCGCTGATCGAGTTCACCCAGCTGACCGGCGTGTGGGGGCTGTACCCGTGCGCCTACCGGTTCTTCGACGTCGACGACCTGATGGCCAACACCCTCGGCGCCCTCCTCGGCTCCCTCATCGCTCTGCCCTTCGTCGGGCGACGACGCAGCGTGGCCCCGGCCGCCGACGTCGCGCGTCCCGTCACCAAGCCACGGCGCTTCCTGGGCGTGCTGTGCGACTGGCTGGCGTTCGTCCTGCTCAGCGTGTCGATCACGGTCGGCATCCGCGCGGTCCTGCTCTACGTCCTCAACGACCGCGAAGCCCTCAACCAGGACGACTACTCCGGCGTGGTCGGCACCGGCGTCGCGTTCCTGGTGTGGCTGGTGGTCACGTTGGTGAGCGGACGCACCGTCGGCGACCAGGCGGTCCAGCTCCAGTACGACGGCGGGCCGCTCCCCCGCCCGCTTGCCCGGCTCCTGCGCCTGCTCGGCGGGATCGGCGGCTATGCGCTGCTCGGCCTCCTCCCGGAGGGGTTCGGCTGGGTGGAATCCCTGTTCGTCCTCGTGTCCCTCGGAGCGCTGGTGTTCAGCGCGAAGGGCCGTGGCCTGCCGGGCCTGGTGTCGGGCCAGCAGGTCCGGGACGCACGGGAGGCGCCGGCTGCCGAGCCTGTGAAGCCGGTCGCCAGGGGCTGAGCAGGGCGCTCCTCCGCCCCACCCTGAAACAGTGGATTCCCGTCGAAACCGCGTGTTAAACACACTGTTTCGACGGGAATCCACTGTTTCAGCAGGTACGCCCCGCAGGACTCACCTCACCAGTGCGCGCGCCAGTACTGCGGTGCGAACGGCGTCTTGTCCAGGGGTTCGCCGAGGGAGCGAGCTGCGAGCGCGGGCCAGTTCGGCTCCTTGAGGGCGGCGCGGGCGATCGAGACGCCGTCGGCCTGGCCGTTCACCAGGACCTGCTCGGCCTGCTGCGCCTCGTTGATCATGCCGACGGCGCTGACGAAGGCGTCGTTCTCCACGCCACGCTCCTCGGCGTCCGCGGCCAGGGCCTTCTTCACCTGGGCCGCGAGCGCGATCTGATATCCCGGGCCGGTGGGGCCGTGATACGCGCCGATGCCACCGCTGGACAAGTCGAACACCGACACGCCCTCGGCCCGGAGCTCCACCGCGAGACGGGCGGTCTCCTCGATGGTCCAGCCGCCCTCGACCCAGTCGGAACCGGAGAAGCGGACACCCAGCGGTTTGTCGGCCGGC
This region of Arthrobacter woluwensis genomic DNA includes:
- a CDS encoding VanZ family protein, with translation MRSVHLTSAFMAMGLGLVTGILLFVPFVAASYRRRGRLTAGRFVLWGAALVYFWAIWTYTLLPLPDPAGYQCVGANVQPFAFVQDIRDSLASSGGGLRAAVMDFAVLQVVFNVVLFMPLGFFIRVLGGRGVVIATLTGLATTALIEFTQLTGVWGLYPCAYRFFDVDDLMANTLGALLGSLIALPFVGRRRSVAPAADVARPVTKPRRFLGVLCDWLAFVLLSVSITVGIRAVLLYVLNDREALNQDDYSGVVGTGVAFLVWLVVTLVSGRTVGDQAVQLQYDGGPLPRPLARLLRLLGGIGGYALLGLLPEGFGWVESLFVLVSLGALVFSAKGRGLPGLVSGQQVRDAREAPAAEPVKPVARG